A window of the Podospora bellae-mahoneyi strain CBS 112042 chromosome 6, whole genome shotgun sequence genome harbors these coding sequences:
- a CDS encoding hypothetical protein (COG:E; EggNog:ENOG503NWRV), producing the protein MTGYSTVDSFVPGGSTAAMTQHRRTRSPKLGGGNASMMSSNINLLNTIVGAGTLAMPGAMSHFGVLWGALLIVWCGLTSAFGLYLQSRCARYLDRGTSSFFALSQITYPNAAVVFDAAIAIKCFGVGVSYMIIIGDLMPGVAEAFGSVDSGLPFLADRKFWITVFFLVFIIPLSFPKKLDSLKYTSIVALLSIGYLVILVVYHFGADEVPNNRDIRWVTWEGPTAALRSLPVMIFAYTCHQNMFSIVNEIKDNSPASIVGVIGSSIGSAASIYVLVAITGYLTFGNEVKGNIVSMYPPSIASTIAKAAIVILVTFSIPLQIHPCRASIDAVLRWRPGSSRPLGGGTGSQPLLPSGAAGGGALDSHGAPVVAMSELRFALITSIILVLSYFTALSVETLDTVLAYVGSTGSTAISFILPGLFYYKISDPDSIFHQRLTKEDDDAEYSADDNDDDEESAAVTGSGLLDSVASLGSVISGRGGRRRSKKWRWDLEHLETGLIRKMALGLSIYGACVMVVCLAMNALFSAHH; encoded by the exons ATGACTGGGTATTCTACAGTGGATAGTTTTGTTCCTGGAGGTTCAACCGCTGCCATGACGCA ACATCGCCGTACACGGAGTCCCAAGTTGGGTGGAGGCAACGCCTCGATGATGAGCAGCAATATCAACCTGCTGAACACCATTGTGGGCGCCGGAACACTCGCCATGCCCGGCGCCATGTCGCATTTTGGTGTACTATGGGGAGCGCTGTTAATTGTGTGGTGCGGCTTGACATCGGCGTTTGGCTTGTACCTCCAGTCACGATGCGCACGTTACCTCGATCGGGGAACTTCGTCCTTCTTTGCGCTCTCGCAGATCACGTATCCCAACGCCGCCGTGGTGTTTGatgccgccatcgccattaAGTGCTTTGGAGTTGGTGTTTCGTACATGATCATCATCGGAGACCTGATGCCCGGCGTTGCCGAGGCCTTTGGGAGTGTCGACAGTGGGCTGCCCTTCCTCGCGGACCGGAAGTTCTGGATAACTGTCTTTTTCTTGGTTTTTATCATACCGCTCAGCTTCCCCAAAAAGCTAGACTCGCTCAAGTACACCAGCATTGTTGCCTTGCTTTCGATTGGGTACTTGGTCATTTTGGTCGTGTACCACTTTGGCGCTGATGAGGTACCAAACAATCGGGACATTCGTTGGGTCACCTGGGAGGGCCCAACAGCTGCATTGAGGAGCCTACCAGTCATGATCTTTGCCTACACTTGTCACCAGAAT ATGTTTTCTATCGTGAACGAGATCAAGGACAATTCCCCCGCCAGTATCGTTGGCGTCATTGGATCCAGCATCGGATCTGCTGCCTCCATCTACGTCCTGGTCGCCATTACCGGCTACCTTACCTTTGGCAACGAGGTCAAGGGCAACATCGTCAGCATGTACCCGCCCTCGATTGcttccaccatcgccaaggcCGCTATTGTCATTCTCGTCACCTTCAGCATTCCTCTCCAAATCCACCCGTGCCGTGCCTCGATCGACGCGGTACTGCGCTGGCGTCCCGGAAGTTCGCGTCCATTGGGCGGCGGAACCGGAAGCCAGCCCCTTCTTCCCTCAGGAGCTGCCGGCGGTGGCGCCCTGGATAGCCACGGGGCGCCTGTGGTTGCCATGTCGGAGCTTCGCTTTGCCCTCATTACCAGCATCATTCTGGTGCTTAGCTATTTCACCGCGCTCAGCGTCGAGACGCTGGACACTGTGTTGGCCTATGTCGGTAGCACAGGCTCGACGGCCATCTCGTTCATCCTGCCGGGGTTATTTTATTACAAGATTAGCGATCCGGATAGTATCTTTCACCAGCGTTTGACcaaggaggacgacgatgccGAGTATTCTGCCGatgacaacgacgacgacgaagagagTGCTGCGGTCACTGGATCTGGTTTGTTGGACAGTGTTGCCAGTTTGGGGAGCGTGATCAGCGGACGCGGTGGCAGGAGGAGATCCAAGAAGTGGAGGTGGGATTTGGAGCACTTGGAGACGGGGCTGATTCGCAAGATGGCTCTGGGTCTTTCGATTTACGGTGCCTGCGTCATGGTTGTTTGCCTGGCGATGAATGCACTCTTCAGCGCCCATCATTAA
- a CDS encoding hypothetical protein (EggNog:ENOG503P5V6; COG:S) — protein MDDTLDKTTLSTIELLEARLLRIEHILYGPTTASTQPPSESASTSLAELEQRFSLLLRHMRVYAEILKIYKYQPSFFQPPPSNPNAPSENTPPIDLSPEAVRATVLSYASQFPSTASALTAVTSDTPIPDAKLSAELASLLPKMKGIQATQMAQEAEIAELRARSERVVKAWYEGGVLRYGRFVADHEGRLEKVERGLRRIEKEREEPPL, from the exons ATGGACGACACGCTGGACAAGACAACGTTGTCGACGATTGAGCTGCTCGAGGCTCGTCTGTTGCGCATTGAGCACATTCTCTACGGCCCCACGACAGcttcaacccaaccaccatccgAATCAGCATCCACGTCTCTGGCTGAGCTCGAACAACGGTTTTCTCTCCTGCTTCGACACATGCGTGTTTACGCCGAGATCCTCAAGATCT ACAAATACCAGCCCTCTTtcttccaaccaccaccgtccaATCCCAATGCTCCTTCAGAAAACACACCACCGATCGATCTATCCCCGGAAGCGGTTCGAGCGACTGTGCTATCGTATGCGTCTCAGTTCCCGTCGACAGCGTCAGCCCTGACTGCAGTGACATCCGACACGCCCATCCCCGATGCGAAACTGAGTGCCGAGCTGGCCTCCTTACTGCCCAAGATGAAGGGTATTCAAGCTACACAGATGGCGCAGGAGGCTGAGATCGCTGAGCTGCGGGCAAGGAGCGAACGAGTAGTCAAGGCATGGTATGAAGGGGGCGTTTTGAGGTACGGCCGCTTCGTGGCTGATCATGAGGGGAGATTGGAAAAGGTGGAAAGAGGTCTGCGGAGGATCGAGAAGGAACGGGAGGAACCGCCGCTTTGA
- a CDS encoding hypothetical protein (EggNog:ENOG503PH7R), with protein MCTEHTTGNCPACGKDYLVFVEFCKDYHPPLVTCPNGTTIVRVEMEEGGCPSPVCPNSRNGGCAVM; from the coding sequence ATGTGCACTGAGCACACGACCGGTAACTGCCCAGCCTGCGGGAAGGATTACCTGGTCTTCGTCGAGTTTTGCAAAGACTACCACCCACCGTTGGTGACTTGTcccaacggcaccaccatcGTTCGTGTTGAAATGGAAGAGGGTGGCTGTCCGAGTCCTGTCTGCCCCAACAGTCGGAACGGAGGTTGTGCCGTCAtgtag
- a CDS encoding hypothetical protein (EggNog:ENOG503NXDZ; COG:G; BUSCO:EOG09264GQZ), which translates to MVFKTLGAKAAAALDRELMSTGAFSIDQLMELAGLSVSQVVYRVHPINKGRRVLVAVGPGNNGGDGLVAARHLRHYGYQPTIYYPKRSKNELYQRLAKQLEDLDVPFVDDFPKALSSADHVVDAIFGFSFSGEVREPFPAVINAMAETQVPVTSVDTPSSWDIEEGPPKSGVGSNFHPNFLISLTAPKPLVKHFKGRHFIGGRFVTPAIAAKYDFDVPEYEGLDQVVEVGPSGQKL; encoded by the exons ATGGTATTCAAG ACACTCGGTGCAAAGGCTGCAGCCGCCCTGGACAGGGAGCTGATGAGCACAGGTGCCTTCTCCATCGACCAGCTCATGGAGCTCGCAGGACTGTCTGTATCCCAGGTTG TGTACCGCGTCCATCCCATCAACAAAGGCCGCAGGGTTCTGGTCGCTGTCGGCCCTGGCAACAATG GGGGTGACGGTCTTGTGGCAGCCCGACATCTGCGCCATTACGGTTATCAACCAACCATTTACTACCCCAAACGCAGCAAAAACGAGCTTTACCAG CGCCTCGCCAAACAGTTGGAAGACCTGGATGTTCCCTTCGTCGACGATTTCCCCAAGGCGTTGAGCTCGGCTGATCACGTTGTCGATGCTATTTTTG GTTTCAGTTTCTCTGGAGAAGTTCGAGAGCCGTTCCCAGCCGTCATCAACGCAATGGCAGAGACCCAGGTCCCCGTGACCTCCGTGGATACCCCCTCATCGTGGGATATCGAGGAGGGCCCGCCCAAAAGTGGTGTCGGTAGTAATTTTCACCCTAACTTCCTGATCAGCTTGACAGCTCCAAAGCCCCTTGTCAAACACTTCAAGGGCCGTCACTTCATTGGAGGACG CTTCGTCACACCCGCAATCGCAGCAAAATATGACTTTGACGTTCCCGAGTACGAAGGGCTCGATCAagttgtcgaggttggacCCAGCGGTCAAAAGCTCTAA
- a CDS encoding hypothetical protein (EggNog:ENOG503P1KR; COG:I; COG:Q): MVLTEGADKHGVDYLGLVERHAPKSVAISSAPFLRGLFANDLTLKLIGPKATDKAGLGLLMRLARMLVEERFGEGAEDRKDMLGSFVRHGLSQRECEAEVLIQIVAGSDTTATAIRATMLYVMTTPRVYQALQRAIDEGIKSGKISNPITAAESATLPYLQGVIYEGLRLYSPFTGIPLKVVPPEGDTIDGKFVPGGTRIAASFWSTGRHKGTFGEDADLFRPERWIEAVAQNEKKFVEMKRVTELVFGYGRWGCSGKTVAFLELNKIFVELLRHFDFQLVYPYEPWKAHNYSLWLHSDMWVSVMRRATAIQESKPIQSCTK; this comes from the exons ATGGTACTGACCGAGGGAGCGGATAAGCACGGGGTTGATTATTTGGGATTAGTGGAGAGACATGCTCCGAAGTCGGTTGCAATATCGTCGGCTCCctttttgagggggttgtttgcaAATGATCTTACTCTGAAATTGATCGGGCCCAAAGCAACGGACaaggcggggttggggttgctgaTGAGACTGGCTCGgatgttggtggaggagagatTCGGAGAGGGAGCAGAGGACAGGAAGGATATGTTA GGCTCGTTTGTACGGCATGGTCTCTCTCAGCGTGAGTGCGAAGCCGAGGTCTTGATCCAGATCGTGGCCGGCTCTGATACAACCGCTACCGCCATTCGAGCGACAATGCTATATGTCATGACAACGCCGAGGGTGTATCAAGCTCTGCAGAGAGCGATTGATGAGGGCATCAAGAGCGGCAAGATCTCGAATCCAATCACAGCCGCCGAAAGTGCCACACTGCCATACCTGCAGGGAGTCATCTACGAAGGACTTCGTCTCTACTCCCCCTTCACCGGCATCCCGTTGAAGGTGGTCCCCCCCGAAGGTGATACCATCGACGGCAAATTTGTGCCTGGTGGGACGAGAATTGCAGCAAGCTTCTGGTCAACAGGACGGCACAAGGGCACCTTCGGGGAGGATGCGGACCTTTTTCGACCCGAGAGGTGGATCGAGGCCGTGGCTCAGAACGAGAAGAAGTTTGTCGAGATGAAGAGAGTGACCGAACTTGTATTCGGGTATGGACGTTGGGGGTGTTCTGGAAAGACTGTCGCCTTTCTTGAGTTGAACAAGATTTTCGTCGAG CTGTTGCGGCACTTTGACTTCCAACTTGTGTACCCTTATGAGCCGTGGAAAGCGCACAACTACAGCCTGTGGCTACACAGTGATATGTGGGTGAGTGTGATGAGGAGAGCCACGGCAATCCAGGAGAGCAAGCCTATCCAGAGTTGTACAAAGTAG
- the MRPS16 gene encoding 37S ribosomal protein S16, mitochondrial (EggNog:ENOG503P541; COG:J; BUSCO:EOG092652YI) codes for MVEFKAWGDLLLCIIEDRVEREQWEGQENPGGETKRSKTGKPPRRAHVTAGGWGNACAHTPPQHLHPFGARTPRLPSQNFWSFLRFHSLERESAFRQRGHHQNLTTIAATTDSVLRAPDRTRPAQPRNMVVKIRLARFGRTNSPFYNIVVAHARTARNSRPLEVIGTYDPIPKKDTYDESGRLHKDIKLDISRAQYWIGVGAQPTETATRLLSMVGIVDPKYQKTPPRKSTPKKEKAAPAEA; via the exons ATGGTCGAGTTCAAGGCGTGGGGCGACCTCTTGCTGTGTATAATCGAAGACCGAGTGGAGAGAGAGCAGTGGGAGGGGCAGGAAAATCCGGGGggagaaacaaaaagaagcaagacAG GTAAACCACCCAGAAGAGCTCATGTTACAGCCGGAGGGTGGGGCAATGCATGCGCCCACACACCACCTCAGCACCTGCACCCATTTGGCGCACGGACCCCAAGACTGCCCAGCCAGAATTTTTGGAGCTTTCTCCGGTTCCACTCACTTGAGCGAGAGAGCGCATTCCGCCAGAgaggccatcaccaaaacctTACGACGATCGCAGCAACCACCGACTCCGTACTCCGTGCCCCGGATCGCACCCGCCCAGCTCAACCCCGTAACATGGTCGTCAAAATCCGTCTCGCCCGCTTCGGGCGCACCAACTCGCCCTTTTACAACATTGTGGTAGCCCATGCCAG GACGGCCCGCAACTCCCGGCCCCTCGAGGTGATTGGCACCTAcgaccccatccccaagaaGGACACCTATGACGAGTCAGGGAGGCTGCACAAGGACATAAAGCTCGACATATCGAGGGCGCAATACTGGATTGGTGTGGGGGCACAGCCGACAGAGACAGCGACCAGATTGTTGAGCATG GTGGGAATCGTGGACCCTAAATACCAGAAGACGCCACCAAGGAAGTCGACaccaaaaaaggaaaaggcggcCCCGGCGGAGGCATGA